The Xenopus laevis strain J_2021 chromosome 7S, Xenopus_laevis_v10.1, whole genome shotgun sequence genome includes a window with the following:
- the LOC108697678 gene encoding UPF0688 protein C1orf174 homolog produces MRKRKLSDGVRCSARLKTRSCSGAQSSSDHEDTYGPKKKAVSSKNIDKESSKKLETDEKGRLESDEHELLNKTENVASNGSSTGNCSENSVANPKDNGTQCPKLRVNTCPSASPFSDVNEVSCNGLTDDSEDGLGFGHKTSFEPSKVREVYLNGSPFVDEDSNQPMPLGLFFENADLMQDLPPAVPCCASMSRREFRNLHFRAKEEDEDDEDYTDGLVNEGNI; encoded by the exons ATGAGAAAGAGAAAG TTATCAGATGGAGTGCGGTGCTCAGCACGCCTGAAGACCAGGAGCTGCTCTGGTGCCCAATCCTCATCTGACCATGAAGACACATACGGGCCTAAAAAGAAG GCAGTTTCTAGCAAAAACATAGACAAAGAGTCTTCAAAGAAGTTGGAAACTGATGAAAAGGGTCGGCTGGAATCTGATGAGCATGAACTcttaaacaaaacagaaaatgtagCTTCTAATGGAAGCAGCACCGGAAACTGTTCTGAGAACAGTGTAGCAAATCCAAAAGATAATGGGACACAGTGCCCAAAATTAAGGGTTAATACGTGCCCTTCTGCATCCCCCTTTTCTGATGTGAATGAGGTTTCATGCAACGGTTTAACAGATGACAGCGAGGATGGATTAGGGTTTGGTCACAAAACGTCCTTTGAGCCCTCTAAAGTAAGAGAGGTTTATCTGAATGGCAGTCCATTTGTAGATGAAGACAGCAATCAACCAATGCCTCTGGGGCTGTTTTTTGAAAATGCAGATCTAATGCAG GACCTGCCTCCCGCTGTGCCTTGTTGTGCTTCGATGAGCAGGAGAGAGTTTAGAAACCTGCATTTTAGAGCAAAGGAAGAGGATGAGGATGATGAAGACTATACTGATGGCTTGGTTAATGAAGGAAATATTTAA